From a region of the Tursiops truncatus isolate mTurTru1 chromosome 2, mTurTru1.mat.Y, whole genome shotgun sequence genome:
- the ALDH1A3 gene encoding retinaldehyde dehydrogenase 3 isoform X2 yields the protein MGRGGRRSCKPGPGVWTLGRGTWAATRGLPAGSPTPDAAQGPQRAGGRARLPGARGADRSWASARSVSGPGAAGAAGGLASQRSSPAPPIPAPARCPSPGTSGARRRFGSSSKGSLPGGERAARWPGGGWPGSRRGGGRGGVRRAGPLPSRQPSLPLVLQPIRQPPRAGGVGRSIKRRGAVTPRVGCAPPRPEQAPKTRALRTRERGGAMATTNGAVENGQPDRKSPTLPRPVRNLEVKFTKIFINNEWNESKSGKKFATYNPSTLEKICEVEEGDKLDVDKAVEAAQAAFQRGSPWRRLDALSRGRLLHQLADLMERDRAVLATLETMDTGKPFLHAFFIDLEGCIKTLRYFAGWADKIQGRTIPTDDNVVCFTRHEPIGVCGAITPWNFPLLMLVWKLAPALCCGNTVVVKPAEQTPLTALYLGSLIKEVGFPPGVVNIVPGFGPTVGAAISSHPQINKIAFTGSTEVGKLVKEAASHSNLKRVTLELGGKNPCIVCADADQEGRKGHIRHSSTC from the exons ATGGGGCGCGGCGGACGTCGGTCCTGCAAGCCCGGCCCCGGCGTCTGGACTCTAGGCCGAGGCACGTGGGCAGCGACGCGGGGCCTCCCCGCGGGGTCCCCGACCCCGGACGCGGCGCAAGGCCCTCAGCGGGCGGGCGGGAGGGCGCGCCTTCCCGGAGCGCGGGGCGCGGACCGAAGTTGGGCGAGTGCACGGAGCGTCAGCGGGCCGGGGGCGGCAGGTGCCGCGGGCGGACTTGCCAGCCAGCGCAGCAGCCCCGCGCCCCCGATTCCTGCCCCGGCCCGCTGCCCGAGTCCTGGGACTTCCGGGGCCCGGCGGCGTTTCGGGAGCTCCTCCAAGGGCAGCCTCCCGGGCGGGGAGCGCGCGGCGCGGTGGCCGGGCGGGGGGTGGCCGGGCTCCCGCAGGGGCGGCgggcggggtggggtgaggcgggccggccccctcccctcccgccagCCCTCCCTTCCCCTAGTCCTGCAGCCAATTAGACAGCCCCCTCGGGCGGGAGGCGTGGGGCGCTCCATAAAGCGGCGCGGAGCTGTCACCCCGCGAGTAGGCTGCGCACCGCCCAGACCGGAGCAGGCGCCGAAGACTCGGGCGCTTCGGACCCGGGAGCGTGGAGGAGCCATGGCCACCACCAACGGGGCCGTGGAGAACGGGCAGCCGGACAGGAAGTCTCCCACCCTGCCGCGCCCCGTGCGCAACCTGGAGGTCAAGTTCACCAAG ATATTCATCAACAATGAATGGAACGAATCCAAGAGTGGAAAAAAGTTTGCCACATATAACCCTTCAACTctagagaaaatatgtgaagtggAAGAAGGAGATAAG CTCGACGTAGACAAGGCCGTGGAGGCTGCACAAGCCGCCTTCCAGAGAGGCTCGCCGTGGCGCCGGCTGGATGCCCTAAGCCGCGGCCGGCTGCTGCACCAACTGGCGGATCTCATGGAGAGGGACCGCGCCGTCCTGGCC ACCCTGGAAACGATGGACACAGGGAAGCCGTTCCTTCACGCCTTTTTCATCGACCTGGAGGGCTGTATCAAAACCCTTCGATACTTTGCAGGGTGGGCAGACAAAATACAGGGCAGGACCATCCCCACAG ATGACAATGTTGTGTGTTTCACCAGGCACGAGCCCATAGGTGTGTGTGGGGCCATCACTCCT TGGAACTTCCCTCTGCTGATGCTGGTGTGGAAGCTGGCACCCGCTCTCTGCTGTGGGAACACCGTGGTCGTGAAGCCAGCGGAGCAGACTCCCCTCACGGCCCTCTATCTCGGCTCTTTGATCAAAGAG GTGGGATTCCCTCCGGGCGTGGTGAACATCGTGCCAGGATTTGGGCCCACGGTGGGAGCAGCAATTTCTTCTCACCCTCAGATCAACAAGATAGCCTTCACTGGGTCCACAGAG